A window of Rhodococcus sp. SGAir0479 contains these coding sequences:
- a CDS encoding type II secretion system F family protein: MKRAVVALVLALGAGLGGSAAGADVLTPDPGAVQVVAADTSAFPDVEVSVLAPPGPAGEPVDAGTFALVEAGLPRETTVRQQSGAEQDIVLAIDVSGGMTGSAFDDVRRAAADFVRQAPSGSHIGLVAISSAPQVVSELTTDTADLIRRIDGLRAGGSSAIADSVVTAAAMLDRGTAPHSILVLLTDGADTSSAHAMTDVPAVLNAAHVSLYTVQMSTPETDAGVLQQLSREARGQYATADDTAALGAIYRSVARALGNLYVVRYRSDAGGDTEVVVSVHSGADRRVSAPFPVTLPKSAPAVMPDRAAAEGFWTTRNGLGLGLVAVYLALAAAVLAVGRAAPPISAERRGRGPGEDSVLHHVAERLVQWIDHNLRRRGRMAARTQALQDAGLKMRPGDFITLVGAAAVTIAAVGLLLSGVLVAVLLGAVTAASSRLYLGVLAGRRRSAFADQLDDSVQLLASNLRAGHSLLRALDAVAREADAPTAEEFARVVNETRVGRDLGDSLADVARRMRSEDFDWIAQAIAIHREVGGDLAEVLDQIGHTIRERNQIRRQVKALAAEGKLSAYVLMALPFGIAGFLLVSNPGYLAPFTAGPVGYALIGACLVLLTAGALWLRKLVDLKF; encoded by the coding sequence ATGAAGCGGGCCGTGGTGGCGCTCGTGCTCGCCCTCGGGGCGGGGCTGGGAGGTTCGGCCGCGGGCGCCGATGTCCTCACGCCCGATCCCGGCGCCGTGCAGGTCGTCGCGGCCGACACGAGCGCCTTCCCGGACGTGGAGGTGTCGGTGCTGGCCCCGCCCGGCCCCGCGGGGGAGCCGGTCGACGCGGGCACGTTCGCGCTCGTCGAGGCCGGTCTGCCCCGCGAGACGACGGTCCGCCAACAGTCCGGTGCCGAGCAGGACATCGTGCTGGCGATCGATGTCTCGGGTGGGATGACGGGATCCGCGTTCGACGACGTCCGCCGGGCCGCAGCGGACTTCGTGCGGCAGGCGCCGTCCGGCTCCCACATCGGGCTCGTCGCAATCTCCTCTGCGCCGCAGGTGGTCTCGGAACTGACGACGGACACGGCGGACCTGATCCGCCGCATCGACGGCCTGCGGGCCGGCGGCAGCAGCGCGATCGCCGACTCCGTCGTGACCGCCGCCGCGATGCTCGACCGGGGCACGGCCCCCCACAGCATCCTCGTGCTCCTCACGGACGGCGCGGACACGTCCAGCGCACACGCGATGACCGACGTGCCGGCGGTGCTGAACGCCGCGCACGTGTCGCTCTACACGGTGCAGATGTCCACGCCCGAGACCGATGCGGGCGTGTTGCAGCAGCTCTCCCGCGAGGCGCGGGGCCAGTACGCGACCGCCGACGACACCGCGGCGCTCGGCGCGATCTACCGCTCGGTGGCGCGGGCTCTCGGCAACCTGTACGTGGTCCGCTACCGCTCCGACGCCGGCGGCGACACCGAGGTGGTGGTGAGCGTGCACAGCGGCGCGGACCGGCGGGTCAGTGCGCCGTTCCCGGTGACACTGCCGAAATCGGCGCCCGCGGTGATGCCGGACAGGGCGGCCGCCGAGGGGTTCTGGACCACCCGCAACGGGTTGGGACTGGGCTTGGTCGCGGTGTACCTCGCGCTCGCCGCGGCGGTGCTCGCCGTCGGCAGGGCCGCCCCGCCGATCTCCGCCGAACGCCGCGGCCGCGGTCCGGGCGAGGACTCGGTGCTCCATCACGTCGCCGAACGTCTCGTGCAGTGGATCGACCACAACCTGCGCCGGCGGGGGCGGATGGCCGCCCGTACGCAGGCGTTGCAGGACGCCGGGCTGAAGATGCGGCCGGGGGACTTCATCACGTTGGTGGGTGCGGCGGCGGTGACGATCGCGGCCGTCGGCCTGTTGCTGTCCGGCGTCCTCGTGGCGGTTCTGCTCGGCGCGGTGACGGCCGCGTCGTCGCGGTTGTACCTCGGGGTCCTGGCCGGGCGTCGCCGCTCCGCGTTCGCCGATCAGTTGGACGACTCCGTGCAGCTGTTGGCCAGCAACCTGCGGGCCGGGCACAGCCTGCTCCGCGCGCTGGACGCGGTGGCCCGCGAGGCGGACGCACCCACCGCCGAGGAGTTCGCGCGGGTGGTGAACGAGACCCGGGTGGGCCGCGACCTCGGCGACTCGCTCGCCGACGTCGCCCGACGGATGCGCAGCGAGGACTTCGACTGGATCGCGCAGGCGATCGCGATCCACCGGGAGGTGGGCGGTGACCTGGCCGAGGTGCTCGATCAGATCGGCCACACCATCCGCGAACGCAACCAGATCCGTCGGCAGGTCAAGGCGTTGGCGGCGGAGGGCAAGTTGTCGGCGTACGTGCTCATGGCGCTGCCGTTCGGCATCGCCGGCTTCCTGCTCGTGTCCAATCCCGGCTACCTCGCTCCGTTCACCGCGGGGCCCGTCGGGTACGCGCTCATCGGCGCCTGCCTGGTGCTGCTCACCGCCGGCGCGCTGTGGCTGCGCAAACTCGTCGACCTGAAGTTCTGA